Sequence from the Mycteria americana isolate JAX WOST 10 ecotype Jacksonville Zoo and Gardens chromosome 5, USCA_MyAme_1.0, whole genome shotgun sequence genome:
CCCGCGGCAGCCCCCTGTCGCCCGTCGCCGTGCGTGCGGCAAGGTCGGCTTACGGGCGTCCTGCGGACAAAAGAAGCCGCGCAACTGAGGCACGGGGAGAGCTCTGCCTgtacaacccccccccaaaaacaccaCCCTGGCacctggggcaggcgggggccaCCCTGTCCCCTCCCGTGTCAGGTCGAGCCCCCCTCGAGGGGTCGGGCCGAGGGGCTGCGGGCCGGCACGTGGGTCTTCCTGCGGTAGCGGTCGGGCGCCAGCAGCTCCAGGGTCAGCTCGGTGATGATGGCCGTCAGCCCCCAGACCTTGTGGGGGCCGTTGAGGAAGACGGGCAGGGTGTAGCCGTAGCGGCCGGCGGTGCGGAAGTGGGTGTACCCCTGGTTCTCCTCCCGCAGGAGGTGAGCCAGGGGCAGGGTGAAGACCTCCTCCACCTGTCGGCACAGGCGGCGAGGGGGTGGCCGGGGCCGTCTGCCACGGTGTCACCGGGGGAGCCGGGGAAAGGGGGTGCTCGCCCCAGGCAGGGGACGCGGCCGGCGTTGGGGTCACCCACCTCGTCGGGGTTGGGGGTCAGCGTCAAGTCCTCCAGGGGCCCCAGGTTGGCCACGACGGGAGCCACCATCAGTCCCTGCTGGAAGGTGCGTCAGCAAGGGACGGGGGTGACAAGCCCCCCTCCCCAAAGTGCCACCCACTCGCCTTCACCCCCTGCGCCCCACCTGACACCCAGTGTGTGTCTGTCACCCAACACCCTCCCTTGCCTGCACCCAGTGCCCCGCGTCCCTGTCACCCCACGTCCCTGTCACCCCGTGTCCCTGTCATCCCGTGTCCCTGTCACCCGCGTCCCTGCTGCCTTGTCCCTGCCACCCTGCCCTTGTGTCCTTGTCACCCCATGTCGtgtccttggtgtccccagcCGCTCCGTGCCCCCAAacaccctccgccccccccccccgaccccaccCCTGCGCCGGTGTCCTCGTCACCtcgtccgccccccccccgtccccggtgCCCGGTACCCGGtcgggcagcagccgcagctgcCCCCAGACGCTCGGGGCTGCCAgcgccagccccagctcctcccgcgTCTCCCGCAGCGCCGTGGCCACCGCGTCGCCGTCCGCcgggtcccgccgccccccggggaaGCTGCAAGAGGCAACGGCGCCGGtcagggccgggccggccccggtgcccgctccccgccgccggtaCCTGACGTCGCCGCTGTGGGGCCCGCCCAGGCGGCGGGAGCGCAGCGTGAAGagcagcgcggggcggccgcgcacCGAGCACAGCGGCAccagcaccgccgccgccgccgccccccgccgccccgccgccgccagccgcgccCGGCACCGCCGCTCGCTGCCGCTGCTcagcagccccgcgccgccgtcCGCGCCCGGCTCCGCCATGGCGCCGGCACGGGAGGGCGGGGAGGGCCCGCGGTaccggccgcccccggcgccgcctcccgcagcccagcccggtcccggccccggccccgcggcgcctcGGGCCTTCAGCGGCGGGTGCGCAGCTCCCTGCGGGGTGTGCAACCCCACTGCCGGGTGTGCAACTCCCTGGGGGGTgtgcaaccccc
This genomic interval carries:
- the NUDT8 gene encoding mitochondrial coenzyme A diphosphatase NUDT8 isoform X3; this encodes MAEPGADGGAGLLSSGSERRCRARLAAAGRRGAAAAAVLVPLCSVRGRPALLFTLRSRRLGGPHSGDVSFPGGRRDPADGDAVATALRETREELGLALAAPSVWGQLRLLPDRQGLMVAPVVANLGPLEDLTLTPNPDEVEEVFTLPLAHLLREENQGYTHFRTAGRYGYTLPVFLNGPHKVWGLTAIITELTLELLAPDRYRRKTHVPARSPSARPLEGGST
- the NUDT8 gene encoding mitochondrial coenzyme A diphosphatase NUDT8 isoform X2, producing MAEPGADGGAGLLSSGSERRCRARLAAAGRRGAAAAAVLVPLCSVRGRPALLFTLRSRRLGGPHSGDVRYRRRGAGTGAGPALTGAVASCSFPGGRRDPADGDAVATALRETREELGLALAAPSVWGQLRLLPDRGLMVAPVVANLGPLEDLTLTPNPDEVEEVFTLPLAHLLREENQGYTHFRTAGRYGYTLPVFLNGPHKVWGLTAIITELTLELLAPDRYRRKTHVPARSPSARPLEGGST
- the NUDT8 gene encoding mitochondrial coenzyme A diphosphatase NUDT8 isoform X1, with product MAEPGADGGAGLLSSGSERRCRARLAAAGRRGAAAAAVLVPLCSVRGRPALLFTLRSRRLGGPHSGDVRYRRRGAGTGAGPALTGAVASCSFPGGRRDPADGDAVATALRETREELGLALAAPSVWGQLRLLPDRQGLMVAPVVANLGPLEDLTLTPNPDEVEEVFTLPLAHLLREENQGYTHFRTAGRYGYTLPVFLNGPHKVWGLTAIITELTLELLAPDRYRRKTHVPARSPSARPLEGGST